From Aliarcobacter butzleri, the proteins below share one genomic window:
- a CDS encoding OPT family oligopeptide transporter, translating to MKKYILHIFLFTILFLENGMGAEIIRYQTENRSSLLDDKMGVTIIKGATSESLNFNTSTPICKDLYKFVYDENENIKSETRVEAQKYLIDFNYKEGTFTCSYINEKEFGADASKSITLSIPNWTLLLGYIDSTKSGSSLVNIPFQIDDIYNLFNGEYKPSNLSVLPDYNHYETPWELTKRLGKKIFTLGNNTDDTHSLITNPYNIQKRAKDLGLQYLNENKDKENFTVSQFVTGLVALDGNVVSGISETGDIIINTEVEKNMTILDSVEYSKGVWETFRDKVSKVYNNMTGGQVDNVNYTRVFSFEQYFDKKIFGLYYEFMSLGWQAVFDYAGLLILAMVFLYSGVVVGYKFFMFRMNSNNEGKEWDFPFANRLTAIVIMLVVFFIHFPNGNSESVVSNNNQSDKIFEITTSNNNQATQVESQTTIFKTGIGFFANMGAMIADTTATNATVIYMRYLFNATYTQSYQDTLNILNQTRREIVEQAVLQSFFKDNCISSHEASYKKYNGFQMADSHIDFLWNVDTGSSKIFDNKGTISPLMCKNLEISLMIGREYLKRSKVTSEKTITNLSRNSNFNVTTNNSSYTSMSQLYVDTQLLGVKNVGWFMASTLPVSHIFMLNSNIINNAYDGLSRTTNGEAVTTMLVNKANDLYVKEDENLSKQTLDTEVLSSVTSNWITNTFSTLTSYQIYNMLPFFGEIRQFFEKAVEGAGESLFEVAGIFMPQSKLLSFAKSSLDKFIKEANEQKSKKNLKDNSKVSRSIDFLSTGFKSFMIYVTSFSLAVILYKLMIQAIFAAVVTLLAILKIGLYFWDCFMYFFVSPFIVLWQMTIKEKTDRVNSYFLDGFILYVIKPTLIVSSFFMFIISFEIITGIYSLIFDINFSTLNLSNSLYEDSSISLSFVTQSVITGFSDVFIYFIGMILAYFIILKGDDMILAKIKYKDETESGLLHQLGERVQSLGGARI from the coding sequence ATGAAAAAGTATATATTACATATATTTTTATTTACTATTTTATTTTTAGAAAATGGTATGGGTGCAGAGATAATAAGATATCAAACAGAAAATAGAAGCTCTTTACTAGATGATAAAATGGGAGTTACTATAATTAAAGGAGCAACTTCAGAATCCTTAAATTTTAATACTAGCACTCCAATATGTAAAGATTTATATAAATTTGTTTACGATGAAAATGAAAATATAAAATCAGAAACAAGAGTTGAAGCTCAAAAATATCTAATTGACTTTAACTATAAAGAGGGGACTTTTACTTGTTCTTATATAAATGAAAAAGAATTTGGTGCTGATGCTAGTAAATCAATAACTCTTTCAATACCAAATTGGACTTTGTTGTTAGGTTATATTGATAGCACAAAATCAGGTTCAAGCCTTGTTAATATTCCTTTCCAAATAGATGATATATATAATTTATTTAATGGTGAGTATAAGCCTTCAAATCTTAGTGTACTACCAGATTATAATCACTATGAAACACCTTGGGAATTAACTAAAAGATTGGGTAAAAAGATATTTACATTAGGAAATAATACAGATGATACACATAGTTTAATTACAAACCCTTACAATATACAAAAAAGAGCAAAAGATTTGGGCTTACAATATTTGAATGAAAATAAAGATAAAGAAAATTTTACAGTATCGCAATTTGTAACTGGTTTAGTAGCTTTAGATGGTAATGTTGTATCAGGAATAAGTGAAACTGGAGATATTATCATAAATACTGAAGTTGAAAAAAATATGACAATTCTTGATTCTGTTGAATATAGTAAAGGAGTATGGGAAACCTTTAGGGATAAAGTATCAAAAGTTTATAATAATATGACTGGTGGTCAAGTTGATAATGTAAATTATACTAGAGTATTTAGTTTTGAACAATATTTTGATAAAAAGATTTTTGGATTATATTATGAATTTATGTCTCTTGGTTGGCAAGCTGTTTTTGATTATGCAGGGCTATTAATTCTTGCTATGGTTTTTTTATATAGTGGTGTTGTTGTTGGATATAAATTTTTTATGTTTAGAATGAATAGTAACAATGAAGGTAAAGAATGGGATTTTCCTTTTGCAAATAGATTAACTGCTATTGTAATTATGTTAGTAGTATTTTTTATCCATTTTCCAAATGGGAATTCAGAATCAGTGGTTTCAAATAATAATCAAAGTGATAAAATATTTGAAATAACTACCTCTAATAATAATCAAGCTACACAAGTAGAATCTCAAACAACCATATTTAAAACTGGAATTGGATTTTTTGCTAATATGGGAGCAATGATAGCTGATACTACTGCTACAAATGCAACAGTTATTTACATGAGATATTTATTTAATGCAACGTATACACAAAGCTATCAAGACACATTAAATATTCTTAATCAAACTAGAAGAGAAATTGTAGAACAAGCTGTACTTCAATCATTCTTTAAAGATAATTGTATATCTTCTCATGAAGCAAGTTATAAAAAATATAATGGCTTTCAAATGGCTGATTCTCACATTGATTTCCTTTGGAATGTAGATACTGGAAGCAGTAAAATTTTTGATAACAAAGGTACAATTTCTCCTTTGATGTGTAAAAATTTAGAAATTAGTTTAATGATAGGTAGAGAGTATTTAAAAAGAAGTAAAGTTACATCAGAAAAAACTATTACTAATTTATCTAGGAATTCAAATTTTAATGTTACAACTAATAATAGTTCATATACTTCAATGAGTCAATTATATGTAGATACTCAGCTTTTAGGTGTTAAAAACGTTGGTTGGTTTATGGCTTCAACACTTCCTGTAAGTCATATATTTATGCTAAACTCAAATATTATAAATAATGCTTATGATGGATTATCAAGAACAACAAATGGTGAAGCAGTAACTACAATGTTAGTAAATAAAGCTAATGATTTGTATGTAAAAGAAGATGAAAATTTATCTAAACAAACACTTGATACTGAAGTTTTAAGCTCAGTTACGAGCAACTGGATTACAAATACTTTCTCTACATTGACTTCATATCAAATATATAATATGTTGCCATTCTTTGGTGAAATTAGACAATTTTTTGAAAAAGCAGTTGAAGGTGCAGGAGAATCTTTATTTGAAGTTGCAGGTATATTTATGCCACAAAGTAAACTGTTATCTTTCGCTAAGTCATCGTTGGATAAATTCATAAAAGAAGCAAATGAACAAAAATCTAAAAAAAATCTAAAAGATAACAGTAAAGTTTCTCGAAGCATAGATTTTTTAAGTACTGGTTTCAAGTCATTTATGATTTATGTTACGTCATTTTCATTAGCAGTTATTCTATATAAACTTATGATACAGGCTATCTTTGCAGCTGTTGTGACACTATTAGCTATATTAAAAATAGGTTTATATTTTTGGGATTGTTTTATGTACTTTTTTGTGTCACCATTTATAGTACTTTGGCAAATGACAATCAAAGAAAAAACAGATAGGGTAAATTCTTATTTTCTGGATGGTTTCATACTTTATGTGATTAAGCCTACCCTAATAGTTAGTTCTTTTTTCATGTTTATTATTAGTTTCGAGATTATTACTGGCATTTACTCATTAATATTTGATATAAATTTTTCTACATTAAATTTATCGAATTCATTATATGAAGATTCAAGTATTTCTTTATCTTTTGTAACACAAAGTGTTATAACTGGTTTCTCTGATGTATTCATATATTTTATAGGAATGATTTTAGCTTATTTTATTATCCTAAAAGGTGATGATATGATATTGGCTAAAATCAAATATAAAGATGAGACAGAGAGTGGATTATTACATCAATTAGGTGAAAGAGTTCAATCATTAGGTGGAGCAAGAATTTAA
- a CDS encoding P-loop NTPase family protein encodes MKKENKPNIHVIVQTKGGAGKTTIAGVTATLLYLQNQNQKINLFEIDDNNNSKVNSNYINHQSLKLKDSEVVIDDIQFSSLSDGSVVNIIDAGGGNDTKIVLHKLKEIDLSGLNYYIPVNDDMEQVDNVRDTISLILDFDKSATINLVINRCFSLDKDEIQKQFINIFGSDDLDIANQLDNLKVDNIFFVPNSNIFSILKSHYKVSLLDSYISSLDLIQNIDTYRQEWIKEGQEVFKTNNKRYRFAKMVVELITQLEPLKKAL; translated from the coding sequence ATGAAAAAAGAAAATAAGCCAAATATACACGTAATTGTACAAACTAAAGGTGGTGCAGGTAAAACAACAATAGCAGGAGTAACTGCTACATTGTTATATTTGCAAAATCAAAATCAAAAAATAAATCTTTTTGAGATTGATGACAACAATAACAGTAAGGTAAATTCAAACTACATAAATCATCAAAGCTTAAAACTTAAAGATAGTGAGGTTGTGATTGATGATATACAATTTTCTAGTTTGTCAGATGGTAGTGTAGTTAATATAATAGATGCAGGTGGTGGTAATGACACAAAAATAGTACTGCATAAACTAAAAGAAATAGACTTATCAGGATTAAACTATTATATCCCCGTAAATGATGATATGGAGCAAGTTGATAATGTAAGAGATACGATTTCTTTAATTTTAGATTTTGATAAATCTGCAACAATAAATCTAGTTATTAATAGATGTTTTTCACTTGATAAAGATGAGATTCAAAAACAATTTATAAATATCTTTGGCTCAGATGATTTGGATATAGCAAATCAACTTGATAATTTAAAAGTAGATAATATCTTTTTTGTTCCTAACTCAAATATATTCTCAATCTTAAAATCTCATTACAAAGTAAGTCTACTTGATAGCTATATATCTTCACTTGATTTAATCCAAAATATTGATACTTATCGTCAAGAGTGGATTAAAGAAGGGCAAGAGGTATTTAAAACAAACAATAAAAGATATCGATTTGCAAAAATGGTAGTGGAGTTAATCACTCAACTAGAACCACTTAAAAAAGCACTGTAA
- a CDS encoding RrF2 family transcriptional regulator, translating into MILSTTSQYAIKVLIYMAEDNSKLYSVKELSKILEIPYKYLSKVMTNLSKKELILAIQGRYGGFKLSKPKEEIKLKDILVALEDESFKQCVLGGGVCNQKNKCELHDTWDESKQTIQKSLLEVTLGELKNKDKKV; encoded by the coding sequence ATGATACTTTCTACTACTTCACAGTATGCTATTAAAGTTTTGATATATATGGCAGAAGATAATTCAAAGCTTTATTCTGTAAAAGAACTTTCAAAAATTCTTGAAATACCATATAAATACCTCTCTAAAGTTATGACTAATCTTTCAAAAAAAGAATTGATTTTAGCAATTCAAGGAAGATATGGAGGATTTAAACTTTCAAAACCAAAAGAAGAGATTAAACTAAAAGATATACTTGTTGCTTTAGAAGATGAAAGTTTTAAGCAGTGTGTTTTGGGTGGTGGGGTTTGCAATCAAAAAAATAAATGTGAACTTCATGATACTTGGGATGAATCAAAACAAACAATCCAAAAAAGCCTTTTAGAAGTAACTCTTGGTGAATTAAAAAATAAAGATAAAAAAGTTTAA
- a CDS encoding helix-turn-helix domain-containing protein — protein sequence MNEQLIDKYLSDINELGFEKTLTLDSHDVAKIFRVETRTIVNWAKENIGPKCKKIGKSYLYTKRDVAQFLAQN from the coding sequence ATGAATGAACAATTAATTGATAAATATTTATCAGATATTAATGAGTTAGGGTTTGAAAAAACATTGACCCTTGATAGTCATGATGTTGCAAAAATATTTAGAGTTGAAACTAGGACTATTGTAAATTGGGCAAAAGAAAATATTGGTCCAAAATGTAAAAAAATAGGAAAATCATATCTTTACACTAAAAGAGATGTAGCTCAATTTTTAGCTCAAAATTAA
- a CDS encoding helix-turn-helix domain-containing protein: MEINDIIDKLFDYFKVTSIQDLAEKMNVSQPTISKWKTRNAMSAIKKRCRELGIYNEIFGDLNSNTIINIASEVNQAIKEKNEVDIDETTLFLFKEAYQKAKNSDNIKGLRIYLMEFEAKTEPFEIVEKITLKDLENIVENMIEKKKSIH; this comes from the coding sequence ATGGAAATAAATGACATAATTGATAAATTATTTGATTATTTTAAGGTTACTTCAATTCAAGATTTAGCAGAAAAAATGAATGTCTCTCAACCGACCATATCAAAATGGAAAACACGAAATGCTATGAGTGCGATTAAAAAAAGATGCCGTGAACTAGGTATCTATAATGAAATATTTGGAGATTTGAATAGTAATACTATTATTAATATTGCTTCAGAAGTAAATCAGGCGATAAAAGAAAAAAATGAAGTAGATATCGATGAAACAACGCTATTTTTGTTTAAAGAAGCGTATCAAAAAGCAAAAAATAGCGATAACATTAAAGGATTAAGAATTTATTTAATGGAATTTGAAGCAAAAACAGAGCCTTTTGAAATAGTAGAAAAAATAACATTGAAAGATTTAGAAAATATAGTAGAAAATATGATAGAAAAAAAGAAAAGTATACATTAA
- a CDS encoding DUF4373 domain-containing protein, translating to MSANAKKETCYFSHDANAKDDFKVMLLIEELGLEGYGIFWVLIETLREQQNYKYPLKLLSVLARKYNTTLAKLEVVVRNYHLFVIEDDCFFYSSSLNRRMQKMEEVREQRVLSAKIGAQKRKQKQLEQLKQLQINLSINDSSEQMLSECSTNAKQIKEKKNKEKEIKSFSENEAEKFEQLNQQLLNKQISKDLKIKKLENLASSIKENEILI from the coding sequence ATGAGTGCAAATGCAAAAAAAGAAACTTGTTACTTTAGTCATGATGCAAATGCAAAAGATGACTTTAAAGTAATGCTTTTAATTGAAGAACTTGGACTAGAAGGCTACGGAATATTTTGGGTATTGATTGAAACTTTACGGGAACAACAAAACTATAAATATCCACTCAAACTATTGTCAGTATTAGCTAGAAAATATAATACAACATTAGCAAAACTTGAAGTTGTTGTAAGAAATTATCATCTATTTGTAATTGAAGATGATTGCTTTTTCTACTCAAGTAGTTTAAATCGTCGTATGCAAAAAATGGAAGAAGTGCGAGAACAAAGAGTTCTATCTGCAAAAATTGGAGCTCAAAAGCGTAAACAAAAACAACTAGAGCAATTGAAACAACTTCAAATAAACTTGAGTATTAATGACTCAAGTGAGCAAATGCTAAGCGAATGTTCAACAAATGCTAAGCAAATAAAAGAAAAGAAAAATAAAGAAAAAGAAATAAAATCTTTTTCTGAAAATGAGGCAGAAAAATTTGAGCAATTAAATCAACAGCTTTTGAATAAACAAATATCAAAAGATTTAAAAATTAAGAAATTGGAAAATCTTGCATCTTCAATAAAAGAAAATGAAATTTTGATTTAA
- a CDS encoding type IV secretory system conjugative DNA transfer family protein codes for MENNINDKIRINTYTKLDDNEEKLIDDVFWSSYIWLILFFVFSISLKIHFFAFALFIYFFSFKFQKNLLRNKNKKIKELSLLNNDNLKNKYSVHLGTLVKRHKKDVDVLTFYNQVRKFFSLDYEVQKIIPSQKRTSSKSNAITPVLIDDVILREHCALMATSGGGKTELLLNAYIESSISRGAGVFAIFGKADNVMLQRVQSICATYNRLSDLLIFDFNADKRGKFNSNTINLFELGASKDIITMLTSIADLDGNDEGGWNGKAKLYLSSLLKVILTLRDANFFLDISKIDKVFNSTNKFKEYQKYLIKLDYFSFNRLMSETDLLLKFLLVFDEIYETNRNEINSKLYENFIKIIEDESKNNSSLSHLDNSVKNQFHNELKNVVIMLSNVPDWEKLKETYLNGVVTENGTTITGIEAVGLKYPQRSGTFYDLSVAQGLMDKIVNFFDSFAPILKNINSDLNILDAIDSNKIVIVNLPGQNKIYSPILAELLVSTLNLLAERRGKDFIPDTTTLVILDEINSWLKTKKNQSYQIGDLLSVIRGLHMGAVLSFQSDLKETMGSVDNSQIIANVKTIISLKLEDVELIKLLNSKVQKVEKITLEESMKREKNLKKFHNNEDSKLTKSEEDFFKPEMLSNIKNGEGYIIRNSTATPFMAKYMMQKSLYKTAKDDVVLSRYVDVDVIRKKQIELGV; via the coding sequence ATGGAAAATAATATAAACGATAAAATAAGAATCAACACTTACACAAAGCTTGACGATAATGAAGAAAAATTAATTGATGATGTTTTTTGGTCAAGTTATATTTGGTTAATTTTATTTTTTGTTTTTTCAATAAGTTTAAAAATACATTTTTTTGCATTTGCACTTTTTATCTATTTTTTCTCTTTTAAATTTCAAAAAAACTTATTAAGAAATAAAAATAAAAAGATAAAGGAGTTATCCCTCTTAAATAATGATAATTTAAAAAATAAGTATAGTGTACATTTAGGAACACTTGTAAAAAGACATAAAAAAGATGTCGATGTTTTAACTTTTTACAATCAAGTTAGAAAATTTTTCTCACTTGATTATGAAGTTCAAAAAATAATTCCATCACAAAAAAGAACTTCAAGTAAAAGTAATGCAATTACTCCAGTTTTAATTGATGATGTAATTCTAAGAGAACATTGTGCTTTAATGGCAACATCAGGTGGTGGAAAAACTGAATTACTTTTAAATGCATATATAGAATCAAGTATATCAAGAGGTGCAGGAGTATTTGCAATTTTTGGAAAAGCAGATAATGTTATGCTTCAAAGAGTGCAGTCCATTTGTGCAACTTACAATAGATTGTCTGATTTATTAATTTTTGATTTTAATGCGGATAAAAGAGGAAAATTTAATTCAAATACAATAAACCTATTTGAGCTAGGTGCTTCAAAAGATATTATTACCATGCTAACTAGTATTGCTGATTTAGATGGAAATGATGAGGGTGGATGGAATGGAAAAGCAAAGCTTTATTTGTCTTCACTACTAAAGGTTATCTTAACTCTTAGAGATGCAAATTTCTTTTTAGATATCTCAAAAATTGACAAAGTATTTAATTCAACTAATAAGTTTAAAGAGTATCAAAAATATTTAATAAAACTTGATTATTTCTCATTTAATAGACTAATGAGCGAAACAGATTTACTCTTAAAATTTTTACTAGTTTTTGATGAAATTTACGAGACAAATAGAAATGAAATTAATTCAAAATTATATGAAAATTTCATAAAAATAATTGAGGATGAAAGTAAGAATAATAGCTCATTATCTCATTTAGATAATAGTGTAAAAAACCAATTTCATAATGAGTTAAAGAATGTTGTAATTATGCTTTCAAATGTACCAGATTGGGAAAAATTAAAAGAAACATATTTAAATGGAGTAGTAACAGAAAATGGAACTACTATTACAGGTATTGAAGCAGTAGGTCTAAAATATCCACAAAGAAGTGGTACATTTTATGATTTATCAGTAGCTCAAGGTTTAATGGACAAGATAGTTAATTTTTTTGATTCTTTTGCACCCATTTTAAAAAATATAAATAGTGATTTAAATATCTTAGATGCTATAGATAGCAATAAAATAGTTATTGTAAATCTTCCTGGACAAAATAAAATATATAGCCCAATTTTAGCTGAACTTTTAGTTTCAACTTTAAATTTATTAGCTGAAAGAAGAGGAAAAGATTTTATTCCTGATACTACAACACTTGTAATACTTGATGAGATTAATAGTTGGCTAAAAACGAAAAAAAATCAAAGCTATCAAATTGGAGATTTATTATCAGTTATTAGAGGTTTACATATGGGAGCAGTTTTAAGTTTTCAAAGTGATTTAAAAGAAACTATGGGTTCTGTTGATAATAGTCAAATCATTGCTAATGTAAAAACAATAATAAGTTTAAAATTAGAAGATGTAGAACTTATAAAACTTCTTAACTCTAAAGTGCAAAAAGTAGAAAAAATCACACTTGAAGAGAGTATGAAAAGAGAAAAGAATCTCAAAAAATTTCATAACAATGAAGATTCAAAACTAACTAAAAGTGAAGAGGATTTTTTTAAACCTGAAATGCTAAGTAATATTAAAAATGGAGAGGGTTACATAATTAGAAACTCTACGGCAACACCATTTATGGCTAAGTATATGATGCAAAAAAGTTTATATAAAACTGCAAAAGATGATGTTGTGTTAAGTAGATATGTAGATGTTGATGTTATCAGAAAAAAACAAATTGAACTAGGAGTTTAA
- a CDS encoding helix-turn-helix transcriptional regulator → MSDTLLKKPDILKILKIGRNKLYDIINSGDFIKPVRLPNTQIDLYSNNELQDWIQKQKEVRNKTPSFMSPNSQKREN, encoded by the coding sequence ATGAGTGATACGTTATTAAAAAAACCAGATATTCTTAAAATACTCAAAATAGGGAGAAATAAACTATATGACATAATCAATAGTGGTGATTTTATCAAACCTGTGAGGCTTCCAAATACTCAAATAGACCTATATAGTAATAATGAGTTACAAGATTGGATTCAAAAACAAAAAGAAGTAAGAAATAAAACTCCCTCTTTTATGTCGCCAAACAGTCAAAAGAGAGAGAATTAA
- a CDS encoding cbb3-type cytochrome c oxidase subunit I: MSLSLMEKVMSKKSLYASFWIVSIFMVTILIYFTANLAKEVPPLPKQVVSVEGEVLYTYDDIVNGKAMFQQFDLMDYGSLLGMGAYLGPDFTTEFLHKRAEFLNNYYANEIYGTNFTSLDDMKKASIKARVIQDVKKQTSLKEEGVSYTKASALAYKANKEYLINFLTKGDEKRAWRGNIIRTDEAALIAAFFDWSQLVSSSVRPTAHDGRSWSNNWPPEPLIDQDVTFTSHLVSLIEFLLLWALTIVIVFMAYEYIFNKEHQDGELSEPLKITKIFPSQEKLLKYIPIVALFVLIQMVLGGYLAHIYADPTDHFIISQDILPFNVTRALHTNIAIIWVAIGWLVGGLLIAPIVAGKDLRFPRLVDLLWTALIVVGVGGLVGIYMGAQGYMRDTWFWLGNEGRELLNLARVWDIGLVIGLVLWFGMVYSTIRNAKGNKLLIGTIIWSAFGIATLYLAGMYPLHKIAPNYTVDDYYRWWVVHLWVELTFELFAAGVIAYLSVALGLVREKTAEKVMLLELGLIMFSGTLGVGHHYWWQGLDEYWIAIGGIFSALEPLPLALLMIEAIKEQNHIKSERKNFDFGIPFMWLAGSAFLNWFGAGFLGMVINTPTISYYSHGTYLIMPHAHVALLGAFGYISIAFIYMTARTNSLAKGLEWNETMSKWAFWLITIGVIVYVLPTMIIGIEQTSTAHTFGYFAARSRELLEAMSGWMWFRILPDSMMILGSLLLFIDTFKKVYLARKIIK, translated from the coding sequence ATGAGTCTATCTCTAATGGAGAAAGTTATGAGTAAAAAGAGTCTATATGCCTCTTTCTGGATTGTTTCTATTTTTATGGTAACGATATTAATTTATTTTACTGCAAATCTTGCAAAAGAAGTACCACCTCTTCCTAAACAAGTAGTTTCAGTAGAGGGTGAAGTACTATACACTTATGATGATATAGTAAATGGTAAAGCAATGTTTCAACAATTTGACCTTATGGATTATGGTTCACTTCTAGGAATGGGAGCATATTTGGGTCCAGATTTTACTACTGAATTTTTACATAAAAGAGCAGAATTTTTAAATAATTATTATGCAAATGAAATTTATGGAACAAATTTCACATCACTTGATGATATGAAAAAAGCTTCAATAAAAGCTAGAGTAATTCAAGATGTAAAAAAACAAACTTCTTTAAAAGAAGAAGGTGTATCTTATACAAAAGCTTCTGCTTTAGCATATAAAGCAAATAAAGAATATTTAATTAATTTTTTAACAAAAGGTGATGAAAAAAGAGCATGGAGAGGCAATATTATAAGAACAGATGAAGCTGCTCTTATTGCTGCATTTTTTGACTGGTCGCAGCTTGTTTCTTCAAGTGTTAGACCAACAGCACATGATGGAAGAAGTTGGTCAAACAACTGGCCACCAGAACCTTTAATAGACCAAGATGTGACATTTACAAGCCATTTAGTTTCACTTATTGAATTTTTATTACTTTGGGCTTTAACTATTGTTATAGTTTTCATGGCATATGAATATATCTTTAATAAAGAACACCAAGATGGTGAATTATCAGAACCACTTAAAATTACAAAAATTTTTCCTTCACAAGAAAAGTTACTTAAGTATATTCCAATTGTAGCACTTTTTGTACTTATTCAAATGGTTTTAGGTGGTTATTTAGCTCACATTTATGCAGATCCAACTGATCATTTCATTATATCTCAAGATATTTTACCTTTTAATGTAACAAGAGCTTTACACACAAATATAGCAATTATCTGGGTAGCAATCGGTTGGCTTGTTGGAGGATTGTTAATCGCTCCAATTGTTGCTGGGAAAGATTTAAGATTTCCAAGACTTGTTGATTTACTTTGGACAGCACTAATTGTTGTTGGTGTTGGTGGACTTGTTGGTATTTATATGGGTGCACAAGGATATATGAGAGATACTTGGTTTTGGCTTGGAAATGAAGGTAGAGAACTTTTAAATCTTGCTAGAGTTTGGGATATTGGATTAGTTATAGGTTTAGTTCTTTGGTTTGGTATGGTTTATAGCACTATACGAAATGCAAAAGGAAACAAACTTCTTATAGGAACAATTATTTGGTCAGCTTTTGGTATCGCAACTCTTTATCTAGCAGGTATGTATCCATTACACAAAATTGCACCTAATTATACTGTAGATGATTATTATAGATGGTGGGTTGTTCATCTTTGGGTTGAATTAACATTTGAACTTTTTGCTGCTGGGGTTATTGCATATCTTTCAGTTGCGCTTGGACTTGTAAGAGAAAAAACAGCAGAAAAAGTTATGTTACTAGAACTTGGTCTTATTATGTTTAGTGGAACATTAGGTGTAGGACATCACTACTGGTGGCAAGGTCTTGATGAATATTGGATAGCAATTGGTGGGATTTTTTCTGCATTAGAACCGCTTCCTTTAGCTTTACTTATGATTGAAGCAATAAAAGAGCAAAATCATATTAAATCAGAAAGAAAAAATTTTGATTTTGGAATACCATTTATGTGGCTTGCAGGAAGTGCCTTTTTAAACTGGTTTGGAGCAGGATTCTTAGGAATGGTTATAAATACTCCAACAATTAGTTATTACTCACATGGAACATATTTAATTATGCCTCATGCTCACGTTGCACTTCTAGGAGCTTTTGGATATATTTCTATTGCTTTTATTTATATGACTGCAAGAACAAACTCTCTTGCAAAAGGATTAGAATGGAATGAAACTATGAGTAAATGGGCTTTTTGGCTTATAACAATTGGAGTTATAGTTTACGTACTTCCTACTATGATAATCGGTATAGAACAAACTTCTACTGCTCATACATTTGGCTATTTTGCAGCTAGAAGTAGAGAACTTCTTGAAGCTATGAGTGGATGGATGTGGTTTAGAATCTTACCTGATAGTATGATGATATTAGGATCACTACTGTTATTTATAGATACTTTCAAAAAAGTTTATTTAGCAAGAAAAATCATAAAATAA